The following are encoded together in the Capsulimonas corticalis genome:
- a CDS encoding AfsR/SARP family transcriptional regulator, producing the protein MTGAWTVTLFGGLRATRGTEVVERFRSHNIAALMAYLCLFPRLHSREELADLLWPDSDLEAGRTNLRTAIASLRRQLELPGDLAGSILVTQGRTMVGLNPEAISTDVAHFESLLKGSAHPENSIVEKIAMLAEATGLYAQPLLSGFYETWALTERDRLAEVQWGALRDQAGLYERTGRYDMALECVRRAVSADSLREEAHAEVIRLLMASGQVAAARRQFADLEQLLESELGIEPTPETRALLNAAPAPETRALSDASPAEATLVFAPPPASAAPSNAGDGPVTKPVLVRKPSRLPLTLTQFFGRSKERASLADLLGEGTRLVTLTGPGGSGKTRLAIEVARDLHETFPGGSWFIPLADVREASRISDALAEALPVTRSRAVMPFDQVVEALTRLGRVVLVLDNFEQLAETGANVVQQLLSAVPELCCLVTSRQRLLLDGEREFPLAPLPTPPTPGSPERLLEFPSIQLFVNRAQAARPDFQLSARNAAAVALLCDKLEGIPLAVELAAAWAQTLSPAQTLERLDHRFDLLVSRRRDTPGRHQTLRATVESSYQLLPPATQRFFTQLGQFRGGWTLEAAEAVSGDRDAIYHLTTLREHSLVLASEESQVDGTAETGMRYRMLETLREFADELVSDEDKRRALCERHYGHYLELAQDAEPGLHGHEQAGWIKRLDSERHNMRGALAWATEYDPDAGLRLASALTRFWESRAYVREGSLCMEQLLAVSGGETSLRADILFKSGRFAWYLRNWDLARKRFSESITMYRALNDISGIALPLAAWAGLLLMNDGDGLGAHMALEEAWRATEISGDLRPRLEIYEWRTAMACGMENYAEGERHTQDWLALARQLGDHTIEVAALFWMGLLTANSMDSQRARVYFEQAIAVSKTVGETFWGSGAWFGMALVEVMDGDPERGRQCVQRSYDLLGDMGYQFVHHYLLQALAFVCSAQGDASRAARLLGAVEHLRRTDQTLTASIIGRGFDTYVESAKAALGPEGFAAEQAIGAGMTLDEALAYGLLP; encoded by the coding sequence ATGACCGGCGCTTGGACGGTGACCTTGTTTGGCGGGCTTCGCGCGACGCGCGGGACGGAGGTGGTGGAGCGGTTCCGATCGCATAACATCGCGGCGCTGATGGCGTATCTCTGTTTGTTCCCACGCCTCCATTCGCGTGAGGAGCTTGCCGACCTGCTGTGGCCGGACTCTGATCTGGAGGCGGGCCGGACCAACCTGCGCACCGCCATCGCCTCGCTGCGCCGGCAGCTGGAGCTGCCGGGCGACCTCGCGGGGAGCATCTTGGTCACGCAGGGCCGCACGATGGTGGGACTCAATCCCGAAGCGATCTCGACCGATGTCGCCCACTTTGAAAGTTTACTGAAAGGCTCCGCGCATCCTGAGAATAGCATTGTCGAAAAGATCGCGATGCTTGCGGAAGCCACCGGATTATACGCGCAGCCGCTGCTTTCCGGGTTTTATGAGACGTGGGCGCTGACCGAACGGGACCGGCTGGCCGAGGTCCAATGGGGGGCGCTGCGCGATCAGGCCGGCCTTTATGAACGGACCGGGCGTTACGACATGGCGCTCGAATGCGTTCGGCGCGCGGTGTCCGCCGATTCGCTGCGCGAGGAAGCGCACGCCGAGGTCATTCGCCTGCTCATGGCCTCCGGACAGGTCGCCGCCGCGCGCCGGCAGTTCGCCGATCTAGAGCAGCTTTTGGAGAGTGAGCTGGGCATCGAGCCCACGCCGGAAACACGGGCGCTTTTGAACGCCGCGCCCGCGCCGGAAACACGGGCGCTATCGGACGCCTCGCCGGCCGAAGCGACTCTGGTCTTTGCGCCGCCACCCGCTTCCGCCGCCCCTTCGAACGCTGGAGACGGCCCTGTGACCAAGCCGGTCCTGGTGCGGAAACCGTCCCGCCTTCCCCTGACGCTGACGCAGTTTTTCGGACGCTCCAAGGAGCGTGCGTCGCTCGCGGATCTGCTGGGCGAGGGCACGCGTCTGGTGACGCTGACCGGTCCCGGCGGCTCGGGCAAGACGCGGCTGGCGATCGAAGTCGCGCGGGACCTTCATGAAACGTTTCCTGGAGGATCCTGGTTTATCCCGCTGGCCGATGTGCGGGAGGCGAGCCGGATTTCCGACGCGCTTGCGGAAGCCCTTCCCGTCACCCGGTCCCGCGCCGTGATGCCGTTCGATCAGGTCGTCGAGGCGCTGACGCGCCTGGGGCGCGTCGTTCTGGTGCTGGATAACTTCGAACAGCTCGCGGAGACGGGGGCGAATGTCGTGCAGCAGCTTTTGAGCGCCGTGCCCGAGCTGTGCTGTCTGGTGACCTCCCGCCAGCGCCTGCTTCTGGACGGCGAACGCGAGTTTCCGCTGGCGCCGCTTCCCACACCGCCGACTCCCGGCTCCCCGGAGCGCCTGCTGGAGTTTCCCAGCATCCAGTTGTTCGTCAACCGGGCGCAGGCGGCGCGGCCGGATTTCCAGCTCTCCGCGCGCAACGCCGCCGCTGTCGCGCTGCTCTGCGACAAGCTGGAGGGGATCCCGCTGGCCGTGGAGCTGGCCGCCGCCTGGGCGCAGACCTTGAGCCCGGCGCAGACCCTGGAGCGACTGGACCATCGTTTCGATCTGCTGGTGTCCCGCCGCCGCGATACCCCGGGCCGCCATCAAACGCTGCGGGCGACGGTGGAATCCAGTTATCAGCTTTTGCCCCCGGCGACCCAGCGTTTCTTCACGCAGCTCGGTCAGTTTCGCGGCGGGTGGACCCTGGAGGCGGCCGAGGCGGTCAGCGGCGACCGGGACGCCATCTACCATCTGACGACGCTGCGCGAGCACTCGCTCGTGCTCGCCTCGGAAGAGTCGCAGGTCGATGGAACCGCCGAAACCGGGATGCGCTACCGGATGCTGGAGACGCTGCGCGAGTTCGCCGACGAGCTGGTGTCGGATGAGGACAAGCGCCGCGCGCTCTGCGAACGGCATTACGGGCACTATTTGGAGCTGGCGCAGGACGCGGAGCCGGGCCTGCACGGGCACGAGCAGGCCGGCTGGATCAAGCGGCTCGATTCCGAGCGCCACAATATGCGCGGCGCGCTGGCGTGGGCGACGGAGTACGACCCGGACGCGGGGCTTCGGCTCGCCTCGGCGCTGACCCGGTTCTGGGAGTCGCGCGCCTATGTCCGCGAGGGCAGCCTTTGCATGGAGCAGCTATTGGCGGTGAGCGGCGGCGAGACGTCGCTGCGCGCGGATATCCTGTTCAAGTCGGGCCGCTTCGCCTGGTATCTGCGTAACTGGGACCTCGCTCGCAAGCGCTTCTCGGAAAGCATCACCATGTATCGCGCGCTGAACGACATTTCGGGGATCGCTCTGCCGCTCGCCGCCTGGGCCGGTCTGCTGCTGATGAACGACGGCGACGGCCTTGGCGCGCACATGGCGCTGGAGGAGGCGTGGCGCGCCACGGAGATCAGCGGAGATCTGCGGCCGCGTCTGGAGATCTACGAGTGGCGCACCGCCATGGCCTGCGGGATGGAGAATTACGCGGAAGGGGAGCGCCATACACAGGATTGGCTGGCGCTGGCGCGCCAGCTTGGCGATCACACCATTGAAGTCGCGGCCCTGTTCTGGATGGGATTGCTCACCGCGAACAGTATGGACTCCCAGCGCGCGCGCGTGTATTTCGAACAGGCGATCGCGGTCTCCAAAACCGTCGGCGAGACCTTCTGGGGCTCCGGAGCGTGGTTCGGCATGGCGCTGGTCGAAGTGATGGACGGGGACCCGGAGCGCGGGCGCCAGTGCGTGCAGCGCTCCTACGACCTTCTGGGCGATATGGGCTATCAGTTCGTACACCATTATCTGCTTCAAGCGCTGGCGTTTGTCTGTTCGGCGCAGGGGGACGCGTCGCGCGCCGCGCGTCTGCTGGGCGCGGTGGAGCACCTTCGGCGGACCGACCAGACATTGACGGCGTCCATCATCGGCCGGGGCTTCGATACCTATGTCGAGAGCGCCAAAGCCGCCCTTGGACCTGAGGGGTTCGCGGCGGAGCAAGCGATCGGCGCGGGAATGACGCTGGACGAGGCGCTGGCGTACGGCCTGCTGCCCTGA